TCTAAGTGTTAGCTGAGAGTGAAGGGCACCTCCTACTAAACTGAGGAAGAGGGGATAAAAAACACTTagagaagatttgtgcagtaagTCACTGTTCCATCTTTCTTCCCCTGCCTTATAAGGACATCTCCCTACTCTTCTGTGCTGACCACATAATAGccatatctgaaaaaaaaaaaaaaagtacctttaTTATAAGGAAAATACACAGCGAAACAGAGCTGGAAGGTGATGGGGTGGAAGATATGGAAATACTTAATCACTAAACAAGCTGCCCAAACATGGTCTCCTGTGGAGGAGAGTTGCTTAGTCCCTTACCTCACCTGCCTTTCCTGACTCAAACCTACTCCTACCAGGGCTAGGCCCAGGGAGGCCCTTTTTCCATCCTGCTCTCTTCCTGGGAGTTTGGGAATGGTTGTGTAGTTCTCAAGCTTTCGAGATACAGAAGACAGTACGGAGAAGAGAAAGATGTTACAGCCTTTTGTTCCAACGTCGTCCCCAGCCCCATCCTTCAGTATTTATTGATGCCAAAGAGACGAACCCCATGGAATTGGGGCAACTTAGGCAGCAGTACACTGAGCAATGAGGCTGTGTTGATGAGGAAGTGAGCAGCATCATACTTGGTATAGAAGCTGGCTAGGAGGTagctggggagaaaagaaataggTTGAGTGAAATTGGCCTTCCCTATCCATATTCATGCCTTCCCAATGActttctcttatattttaaatgagcAGTTTTATTGCAAGTAGTCCCAGGATATCTGAAAGTATCCTAAGGATCGGGGATATAATCAGCACCTCTAACTGGAGATTTGTTAGTATGTTTAATTGTTAAAGACATACGGCAAATGACAGCTGAAGCAGTTTCAAACTGTATGACTGTTAAATCCTCTTTGCTTCCACTCCCCACAAAGTTCTCACAGATTTACATCAGTTCTGCCTTGATTTATTCACATCTTTTGGAAATGTAAAATCATTTGGTTTTACTTGGTTTTCTCAGTCCCTTCTCCATTCTACTACTACCAAGGAGGCAGCAAGGAATGCTTGATTATTGCCTTCTACTCTTAAAGCTTCCCTGTAGGCCTTTGTACCTGGCTCTTGGAGTATTCACTATATTTCCCCAGGAACTCACAGTACAATAGGAGAGATGTTGAGGAATTTTCGGGAAGAGGTAAATTGGAGCCCGTAGTCCATCTGTTCCCAGTGTGTCAGTAGCCGAGCCTTTCCTTGGTCAGGGGTCTCAAAGGGTGTCCCTTTCACCATATGTAGGAAGACATACATAGcctgggaggagagaagagagcagTTTGAAGGGGCAGAATGTAGTTCTTTAGCCCAAGAATTAAGATCCTCAAAGGAAGCTGAGTATCcccaaatatttggggattttatattgtttttggtTGGGAAAAGGCCTGGGGTGGATATAGGGTGTGGTTTAATGCTCACCAAATTATGAATGACATTGGTCAGGGTCCAGACGACAGGAATGCTGAAGAAGGGGATGCTGAGTAGAACCACATGCAGCAGTCCTACCAAGATGATGTAGGCCAGCCAGATGCCCCGGCTATTCATCACTCGAGTGTTGGGGTTTACTTCGCTGTGTGCCACCCCCACATTCATCCTACCACAGTGGAGGATCAGGCAGGAGTCCACCTCAATTTCCTCTCAAcccctctttgatttttttctcccaacaTTGCCTCCTGAATAGCTCAAATCTCCTGAACTCTATTGGGGATGAAAGCACATCGCCATCATGcacaaaggaaaaactgaagaaTTGGGGGAGGGGCGCAGAAGAGTCCTCTCTACATCTTAGGGACCTGGTAATCTTATACTCTTGATTCTTACACTTCAGCTGTAACTTACAGGAGTAAGTCTAGGCGTTGGGCACTCGCCTCAAGGAACAAGGGAAACAGAAGTATCTCACTTTTTTCCTGAAGAAGTTAATGAGGAAGCATGAAGAAGTTACATACACTCAGCATTCCAGAAGAGGGTCATGGGAAACAAGGATTCATTCACTAAGGAGGGGTGAGGGGGTAAGGTTACTCCCAATCCCCACCTTTAATCTGGGGCTTGCCTGTTCTGCCTCTCATCCCCTGAGTATGTAAGCAGTCAACATCCCAACCCCTTCTCTCAAGCGTGGGGCATTGGAAGAATTTTCCCAAGGTTTTGGGTTGAGCTACGAAGGAACTTGAGTTGACCGCCTCCAAATGGTGTCCTAGCCCGAATCCAGGGGCGGCTCATTTCGTCTAAACTTGGCTCCTTAAAATCATGCTAGTCAAAGGTGATCATGTCTAGTTAGGAAGCAGCTCTTGCCCGCCCTTCTCTACTGAAAATTTCCCAAACCCTTATCCTGAGTCTGCCCAATGCTCCTCGTAAGTCGGCTCTTCTCAGCGCTCCTCTCTTAGTATTTAACTCGCCACCGCTCCATCGCCCGCTTCCCCTTTCGCCTCCCACCATTTTTTTCCTCAGCACCCCTTTCCAGTGTCTCGGAAGCCCCTACCTGCAAGCTTAAGAAGCCGGTCGGCTACAGTGGCAGCGCTCACTGCAATACCTGTAGTCTCCAGGAAGCAGCCACCTCGCCTGTCTTCAGTCTCCCTATTGGTGGAACAGAATTAGCGCTGCCGCCACCCATTGGCTGATGGTCTGCAATGGAGACCCACAATTGGTTGCCCTTTCCGTCATTCGGAGGGTGCAGAACCCGCCNNNNNNNNNNNNNNNNNNNNNNNNNNNNNNNNNNNNNNNNNNNNNNNNNNNNNNNNNNNNNNNNNNNNNNNNNNNNNNNNNNNNNNNNNNNNNNNNNNNNNNNNNNNNNNNNNNNNNNNNNNNNNNNNNNNNNNNNNNNNNNNNNNNNNNNNNNNNNNNNNNNNNNNNNNNNNNNNNNNNNNNNNNNNNNNNNNNNNNNNNNNNNNNNNNNNNNNNNNNNNNNNNNNNNNNNNNNNNNNNGGGTGCAgaaccccgccccctccctgccccaccttttgagagaggtgggggaaagcTGCTTAAAGGATTGAGAGGGACGCCAGCTATTGGCTAATGGGAAGAGTGAATGGTATGAGGTGCTAGTAAGAGTGGCAGTGATTGGTTGTCCCTGGTTGCCTGCTCCTAGGCGGGAGCTCCTGGAAGCGGAGGCAGCGGGAGGGGACCTTGTGGAATAGAGGGGTAGCAAGATGGCGGCGGAGACGGTAGAGCTCCATAAACTGAAGGTACTGTGAACGGGGAAAAGGGCTGGCTTGAACTTTTCTGGGGACTGAATTCTGCGGAGTGGCTTGTTGCTTTTCCTACGTGTTCTCCTTGTAGGCTTTTCCACTTTTTACCGGCTCCCTCTGTAGTTCTTTTGTGCCTCCCCTCCTCACTACGCCTGTCCTAATTTCTTATGCTCCTCACGGTTTTATTGTATCTGTACTTATTATTTCTGCTCTTTTCTTCGTCGTTGTATCGTTCGTCCCTTCCACCGGGTTGTGTAAGTGCCTTCAACCTGTTCTTGTTTCTCGTCAGAGATGCATTACGTCAGTGGTTCTCTGCCCCATGCCGGACCCAGcaccccttttcctcccctgGGTTGATGCTTTCCTATCTGTTATCCCAAGCTGAGATTCCCTTTAGCAGAGGTTGGCATCTTTGTGTATTTCTGTCTATCTAGGTCTCAAACATGATCCAGAAAAtacttccacttttttttttttaagatggggTTACGCCCCCAGGGGGTGACTTTGAAACCTGAGGCTGGGCCTCAGAAATAGGTCTCCCCATAGACACTTGGGGTTTAGGATCCTTTTAGAGTTAGTGAAGGCACAGATAGCTCggatttaaaagtttttcaagtTCTCTCACACGGTTCTCCGCCGGCCAGactccacccccctgccccagcccctcccccaaccgGCAATACGGACGCCTCAGTCGTAgctgtgatattttaaaaacatttccaagGTTAGAGTTATCTCTGTTCCCACTTCATATCACGGAAGTACCCTGCATCTCTTGGTATCACCACTGGGTGACACTCTCAATCACCTGTTTTAAGTTGTGTCTAGGGAACCTTTATAGCTTTCTCCGTTTAGATTACTTTTTTCCTGGAAGAAAAGAGTAGGGGTTTTTTTAGGGTGAATTATGAGAATATCTTGTCCATTTGTTGTTTCACAAGTAGTCTTCCCATTAAAAGTTTTGATCACATCATCCTGGAAACCTTGGACAAACCAGACTGATTTTGCTGAAGTTGCAAACTGACCCTTTAAAGCttgctgaatttaaaaacaaaaaaaagtaagaagagtAATGGTAGGGAGAGATTCTTTTAGTTACTTTTTTGTGAAAGCTGATCAATTTCTTACTCTTGGATTCTAATCTGTACTAGGGGGGTTTTGTGTCATTCTGGACTTCTGTTAACTTTGTGGTACTGAAATGGGTGGATTACATCAGTGGTCTCCTATTATCAAAAGTAAAGAAACTGGTCAACTGCTTCCATTGCATGTATACTTATGCAAATTATGTGTTACTCTACTGTTATGTATGTTACAGAACATACACAGAAAAGGAATTTTTGAATGAATGtgataaaaaggaaatatgagtagaaaattaaatattgtcTTCCTGTTAGTCCCATTTTTGAAACTCCTGTGGTAAGGCATGAGCCTTGTGACTTACCTTTATGGATTTTGTGTTGGTTTATGGAGTTCCTCCTTCCATAAAAGCTGTATTTGTTTGGActatattaaatttcattttgattgGATGATGTCCTCTGACCTGATTTCAAGTGTCATAGTCTAAGAGAACATGAGGCACTCCTGACAGCCTAAAAAGGATTCATTCTTTTAATCACATTTTGcttg
This DNA window, taken from Desmodus rotundus isolate HL8 chromosome 3, HLdesRot8A.1, whole genome shotgun sequence, encodes the following:
- the ORMDL2 gene encoding ORM1-like protein 2; protein product: MNVGVAHSEVNPNTRVMNSRGIWLAYIILVGLLHVVLLSIPFFSIPVVWTLTNVIHNLAMYVFLHMVKGTPFETPDQGKARLLTHWEQMDYGLQFTSSRKFLNISPIVLYLLASFYTKYDAAHFLINTASLLSVLLPKLPQFHGVRLFGINKY